In Mycobacteriales bacterium, a genomic segment contains:
- a CDS encoding SOS response-associated peptidase, which translates to MCGRYANSRHDGDLLKDFAVASVVDPEPGPSWNIAPTQNARVVLERVVSEQPDRQLRTLRWGLVPSWAKDLRIGSKLLNARSESITEKPAFKAAAARRRCLVPADGYYEWMATDGGKVPMYLHGEGVLGFAGLYELRPDVEDPDHWLWTYTILTCTAQDALGHIHDRSPVIVPPDVRDAWLDPRLTDPATVRDLVASIPPPTLETYEVSTEVNSVRNDGPQLIAPVVG; encoded by the coding sequence GTGTGCGGCCGATACGCCAACTCCCGCCATGACGGCGACCTGCTCAAGGACTTCGCCGTCGCGTCCGTGGTCGACCCCGAGCCGGGACCGAGCTGGAACATCGCTCCGACGCAGAACGCGAGGGTGGTGCTCGAACGCGTTGTCAGCGAGCAACCCGACCGCCAGCTGAGGACGCTGCGCTGGGGACTGGTCCCGTCGTGGGCGAAGGACCTGCGGATCGGCAGCAAGCTGCTGAACGCGCGCTCCGAGTCGATCACCGAGAAGCCGGCCTTCAAGGCGGCAGCCGCCCGCCGGCGCTGCCTGGTGCCGGCCGACGGCTACTACGAGTGGATGGCCACCGACGGCGGCAAGGTTCCGATGTACCTGCACGGCGAGGGCGTACTCGGCTTCGCCGGGCTGTACGAGCTTCGTCCCGACGTCGAGGATCCCGACCACTGGCTGTGGACCTACACCATCCTCACCTGCACCGCGCAGGATGCGCTCGGGCACATCCACGACCGCTCGCCGGTGATCGTCCCTCCCGACGTGCGCGACGCCTGGCTCGACCCGCGACTCACCGACCCGGCCACCGTGCGGGACCTCGTCGCCTCGATCCCTCCTCCCACTCTCGAGACCTACGAGGTGTCCACCGAGGTCAACTCGGTCCGCAACGACGGACCGCAGCTGATCGCGCCGGTCGTGGGCTGA